Proteins encoded within one genomic window of Akkermansiaceae bacterium:
- a CDS encoding glycoside hydrolase family 88 protein, with amino-acid sequence MLNIDQNLTAADLQPAIDKLWQYSDAKIRRIDAEYDSAKGSPVFTAAGKYTTRGWTEWTQGFVFGSALLQFDATGDEWHLDYARKNTVELMAPHVSHFGVHDHGFNNVSTYGNLLRLIKEGRIPQDKWEQEFNILALKLSGASQARRFTKTSDGGGFLYSFNGPHSLFVDTIRSCRALACSWLLGHKAMDEGDKETDLLERLIFHCKATAKYSVFYGEGRDVYDVWGRAAHEAVFNTNDGNFRCPNSQQGYTGFTTWTRGLAWAMVGFAEQLEFLALVPDDALAPFGGRTAVVAIFEKAARATCDFFIANTPVDGVPYWDTGAPGLVHLGDYLDRVSQPDNEHEPIDSSAAAIGAQGLLRLGRWLGTGSEDGAKYWQAGLTTARSLFADPYLSSDESHHGLLLHSVYHRPNGWDYIPEGKKVPFGESSQWGDYHARELALCISRWAKDGDYHFYDGCVK; translated from the coding sequence ATGCTCAACATCGACCAAAACCTCACCGCCGCCGACCTGCAACCGGCGATCGACAAGCTCTGGCAATACTCCGATGCGAAGATCCGCCGGATCGACGCGGAGTATGACTCCGCCAAGGGCTCGCCCGTTTTCACCGCTGCCGGTAAATACACCACCCGCGGCTGGACGGAGTGGACGCAGGGCTTCGTCTTCGGCTCCGCGCTCCTCCAGTTCGACGCGACGGGCGACGAATGGCACCTCGACTACGCGCGGAAAAACACCGTCGAGCTGATGGCTCCGCACGTCAGCCACTTCGGCGTGCATGACCACGGTTTCAACAACGTCTCCACCTACGGCAACCTGCTGCGCCTCATCAAGGAAGGCCGCATCCCGCAGGACAAGTGGGAGCAGGAGTTCAACATCCTCGCGCTGAAGCTTTCCGGAGCCTCCCAGGCCCGCCGTTTCACGAAGACCTCCGACGGCGGTGGCTTCCTCTACTCCTTCAACGGCCCGCACTCCCTGTTTGTGGACACCATCCGCTCCTGCCGGGCGCTCGCCTGCTCATGGCTGCTCGGCCACAAGGCGATGGACGAGGGTGACAAGGAAACCGACCTGCTCGAGCGCCTCATCTTCCACTGCAAGGCGACGGCGAAATACTCCGTCTTCTACGGCGAGGGCCGGGACGTCTATGACGTGTGGGGACGCGCCGCGCACGAGGCCGTCTTCAACACCAACGACGGCAACTTCCGCTGCCCGAACTCCCAGCAGGGCTACACCGGCTTCACCACCTGGACCCGCGGCCTCGCCTGGGCCATGGTCGGCTTCGCGGAGCAGCTCGAGTTCCTCGCCCTCGTCCCGGATGACGCGCTGGCACCGTTCGGCGGCCGCACCGCCGTCGTCGCCATCTTCGAGAAGGCCGCCCGCGCGACCTGCGATTTCTTCATCGCGAACACCCCCGTCGATGGCGTGCCCTATTGGGACACCGGTGCTCCCGGGCTTGTCCACCTCGGCGACTACCTCGACCGTGTTTCCCAACCGGACAACGAGCACGAGCCGATCGACTCCTCCGCCGCCGCCATCGGCGCGCAGGGTCTGCTTCGCCTCGGCCGCTGGCTCGGCACCGGATCGGAAGACGGCGCGAAGTACTGGCAGGCCGGCCTCACCACCGCCCGCTCCCTGTTCGCGGACCCATACCTGTCCTCCGATGAAAGCCACCACGGGCTTCTGCTCCACAGCGTCTATCACCGTCCGAACGGGTGGGACTACATCCCGGAAGGGAAGAAAGTCCCCTTCGGCGAGTCCTCCCAGTGGGGCGACTACCACGCCCGCGAGCTGGCGCTGTGCATCAGCCGCTGGGCGAAGGACGGCGACTACCACTTTTACGACGGCTGCGTGAAGTGA
- a CDS encoding 3-ketoacyl-ACP reductase, with protein MPEENPSAPTALVTGSSRGLGRGIAIELAKAGFDVAIHYAGNKFAAQETAEACQNISPRADAQFPVLGADLGKNMDRRSLVRLAIRLLGKLDVFVSNAGIAPPERKDISEASEDSFDKLIEVNLKAPYFLAQDVAKHWLERGASDCPLPGGYKMVFVSSISATAASLNRGEYCVSKAGLAMASKLWALRLAEIAQVIELRPGIMATDMTAGVKEKYDAIIDSGTTVPAKRWGNPEDVGRAVRSFAAGDWPFTTGDAIYLDGGFHIEKL; from the coding sequence ATGCCTGAGGAAAATCCATCCGCCCCCACCGCACTCGTCACCGGATCCAGCCGTGGCCTTGGCCGTGGCATCGCCATCGAACTGGCGAAGGCCGGATTCGACGTGGCCATCCACTACGCCGGCAACAAGTTCGCCGCGCAGGAAACGGCGGAGGCCTGCCAGAACATCTCGCCGCGTGCGGATGCGCAGTTCCCCGTGCTGGGCGCGGACCTGGGCAAGAACATGGACCGCCGCTCGCTTGTCCGTCTGGCCATCCGCCTGTTGGGAAAGCTGGACGTCTTCGTCTCGAACGCCGGCATCGCACCGCCGGAAAGGAAGGACATTTCCGAAGCGTCCGAGGACAGCTTCGACAAGCTCATCGAGGTGAACCTGAAGGCCCCCTACTTCCTCGCGCAGGATGTGGCGAAACACTGGCTGGAGCGCGGCGCCTCTGACTGCCCGCTGCCCGGCGGCTACAAGATGGTCTTCGTCTCCTCCATTTCCGCCACCGCCGCCTCGCTCAACCGCGGCGAGTATTGCGTGTCAAAGGCGGGCCTCGCCATGGCGTCAAAGCTGTGGGCGCTGCGCCTCGCGGAGATCGCCCAGGTCATCGAGCTGCGCCCGGGCATCATGGCCACGGACATGACCGCCGGTGTGAAGGAAAAATACGACGCCATCATCGACAGCGGCACCACCGTTCCCGCGAAACGCTGGGGCAATCCGGAGGACGTCGGCCGCGCCGTCCGTTCCTTTGCCGCCGGAGACTGGCCCTTCACCACCGGGGACGCCATCTATCTCGACGGCGGCTTCCATATAGAAAAACTCTGA